The proteins below are encoded in one region of Chrysemys picta bellii isolate R12L10 chromosome 4, ASM1138683v2, whole genome shotgun sequence:
- the LOC122173633 gene encoding zinc finger and SCAN domain-containing protein 29-like codes for MPTRARRSPVWSNGEVLDLISVWGEEAVQSQLHSSCRNYDTFGQISRNMMERGNDWDARQCSVKVKELRNAYCKACEASCCSGAAPTTCRFFKELDAILEGDPTSTPKSTVDTSEPSSTRQEEEESGSEGAEEEGDSPATLDSCSQELFSSQEQGRQSQPMVLGEEQTPEEVPDATLRSQPSLLSTVERLQRIRKQMCRSKEDMLHEVMQQSLNENQKVQEWRDSERRVRQQNEDRWHQSTEQLLSIMEHQVDSVQALIAM; via the exons atgcctacacgcgccaggcgatccccagtatggagcaatggcgaggtgctggacctcatcagtgtttggggggaggaagctgtccagtcccagctgcactccagctgtaggaattacgataccttcgggcagatatcaaggaacatgatggaaaggggcaaTGACTGGGACGCACGGCAGTGCAgcgttaaagtgaaggagctgcggaatgcgtACTGCAAAGCATGCGAGGCAAGCTGCTGCTCCGGTGCTGCACCCACGACCTGCCGTTTCTtcaaagagctggacgcaatacttgAGGGCGACCCCACTTCCACTCCGAAGAGCACcgtggacacttcagagcccagttcaacgaggcaggaggaggaggaaagcgggagtgaaggtgctgaggaggagggagacagccCGGCAACCCTAGATTCATGCagtcaggagctgttttcaagccaggagcAAGGTAGACAGTCGCAGCCGAtggtgcttggggaagaacaaacaccagaggaggtgcccg atgcaaccttgagatcccagccgtCCTTGTTATCAACGgtcgaaagactccaaagaatcaggaagcaGATGTgtagaagcaaagaggacatgctgcatgaagtaatgcagcagtcccttaatgaaaatcaaaaagtgcaggagtggcgggATAGTGAAAGGAGGGTCCGCCAGCAGAATGAGGATCGCTGGCACCAAAGCACGGAGCAGCTGCTAAGCATCATGGAGCATCAAGTGGACTCAGTACAGGCGCTCATAGCAATGTAG